TCTTTATCAGTCGATAATCCGGCTACTTCCACTACAGGACGTGTCAATATCCCTTGCTTCTTCCTTTCTCGAATCTCAAACCTCAGCCACATTAAATattgtctaaatttttaatgtttaagaAAATCTCGTTTCTCATATTTCTTGCCCTAGTTTATTTTGACCCAAATCAGCTGGTTTAGTGTGCTCATTTTTCATCCAGTAGGATATTTGTCTCGAATCTGCCTTTTCTTTGGCCATCCACTCCATGAACGTTTTATCGTTCATTCCTATACCAAGTTGAGGGTTTTTCTCATCACAGACAATCAAGAGGGCTTCATTGGTCTTCATAAGAGTCTTTTCGAAGTCTGCATGTTTTTCAAGCATATTAGATTCTATTTCTTACTTATAAAAGCTCACCTTTATCACTTTCTGCTCGGAGTTGCAGTGCATGAATTGAATATGAACGAAGACTTTCTGAGAGATATGCTGCCAATGAATTTATTGTATGGCCGTCTGGCATATTTTCTTGGAGAATAACAAGCGCTTTTTGGTGAACATCGCAACTGTTCGTACATAAAAGTTCTTCAACTGCCGTTTCGGGTAGATTTAAAGACATAAGAATTTGATAATGAGTGTAGTGAGCGGCACTGGGATATCTGCAAGTTTAATCATTGTTGCAATCTATAAGTCACTTCAGTTCTCACCTTTTTCCGCCAGCTCTAAGTGCAAAATTGTATCCACAGTGTAGGAGATCTGATTCATTTCCAATTAACACAATTTTCTCTTCATCCATGTTTGATCCTTAAAAACGGAATTGAGaaagaaatcaataaatagTTGATTAATCACCAGGCAAAGCAGTTCAAACAACTAGTGCAAActtcaaaagaaaatgagatgttcagaattaaaaaactggtaaaaataaagaaaactgTTCAACTTCgaagaaattattcaaaaaattcgttcGGTGACTAGGGTAAAAAAGAGGcaattaaaggcgcatgccaTTTTTCGGTCTCATGGTCTTGCGGTGACGTACGCAGCCAATTGGCCTGGCCGTTGACTGAGTATTCAACGCTTCAACGATAAACGTTGAAAGCAACTAAatttcttttcgatttttgcctgaaatttttgaatttttcgcgtgaaactggatttttaacatgttttgtataaaaattgaaaaaattcacatgTTTCAATGtatattttgtattaaaacatgtttttatattaaTGTAGTTTTTAGTTACGTAATTTAGGGTTTTCTTAACAAAAACCTTGcccaaaatacttttttttcaaatatatttcttGTGTTTTGTTCGGATTATAACTCTTTTCTATCAATATCTTCGctaatattaatattcaaattttcagctttcgtCAAACAGTGGGCAACATGGCTGCCAATCAAAACGTGaccaagaagaagaaggccGTCATCGGCGGAATCTTCAAGGCTGAGCTTAACAACTTCCTGATGAAGGAGCTTGCTGAGGATGGATACTCCGGAGTCGAGGTAAAattattaatcaaaaatatagCATTTAAGCTTCAAGTTTTGCAGGTTCGCAGTACCCCAGCCAGAGCTGAGGTCATCATCATGGCGACCCGCACCCAAAACGTTTTGGGAGAGCGAGGACGCAGAATTAAGGAGCTCACCTCGGTTGTCCAAAAGAGATTCGGATTCGAGGAGGGATCCGTCGAggtaaaaatacatttattgaaaaataaaatacatttaactTTTTAGCTCTACGCCGAGAAGGTTTCCAACAGAGGACTCTGCGCTGTCGCTCAGTGCGAATCCCTCAGATACAAGCTCGTCGGAGGTCTTGCCGTCCGTCGTGCTTGCTACGGAGTTCTCCGTTTCATCATGGAGTCTGGAGCTCAAGGAGTTGAGGTATGATTACTTTATTTTaatagacaaaaaatttaactttattGCATCTAATATTCGAAACTTGTATTATATGGAATTtgtattcattaaaaattataggtTATCGTCTCTGGAAAGCTTCGTGGACAGCGTGCTAAGGCCATGAAGTTCGTTGATGGACTCATGATTCACTCTGGACACCCAGTCAACGACTACATCCAACAAGCCGTCAGACACGTTCAACTCCGTCAGGGTCAGTGATTTTTTACGGGGAAGATTTGGTTAAGAAAGGATTTTTGATCGCAAAAAACATGTCGTTCGAAAAGTTTAGATGTtgcttttcagttttttaattttaaaaatcaagtttaaaaatttgtattactattttgtaagtttccatcttcatttttttattttcaggagtCATCGGTATCAAGGTCAAGATCATGCTTCCATACGACCCACGCGGACAGAACGGACCAAGAAACGCCCTCCCAGACCACGTCCAAATCGTCGAGCCACAAGAGGAAGTCCTTCCAAA
The nucleotide sequence above comes from Caenorhabditis elegans chromosome III. Encoded proteins:
- the rps-3 gene encoding Small ribosomal subunit protein uS3 (Confirmed by transcript evidence), with protein sequence MAANQNVTKKKKAVIGGIFKAELNNFLMKELAEDGYSGVEVRSTPARAEVIIMATRTQNVLGERGRRIKELTSVVQKRFGFEEGSVELYAEKVSNRGLCAVAQCESLRYKLVGGLAVRRACYGVLRFIMESGAQGVEVIVSGKLRGQRAKAMKFVDGLMIHSGHPVNDYIQQAVRHVQLRQGVIGIKVKIMLPYDPRGQNGPRNALPDHVQIVEPQEEVLPKEPHSQHKEEKKDVQVPAAQPVAPVQ